CCAGTTTCTACAGTCAGTGTGCCATTGAATCATAACGGCTTGGCCGTTTTGCACTTAGGCTCGCTCTTACTGTGGAAAAACCAGAGGCTGTTTTCACGTAGGCCTTTGCTTTGCTCTCCaggtggagaggacagtatgCAATTACTGGGAGAACTGCTGTGGTGACAAGTTTAGTTTTCGATACAAACCTTCCCTGTGGCTTGGATTGGAGGTTCTAAGAAGTGACTGCAATGGCCTGTGGCGATGCTCCCCATGATAAAGATCTTTATTGCTTTTCATGTCCACAGTTCTATGCCTACAGAAGACACTGGCTGACTAGATGCATTTGGCATTCGGCATTCTGCACATGGCTGACAGCATAAGCACCGGCTGGATTAGAAGGTATGATAGCAATGATTGTTCTTGAGCGCTGGGGGAAAAAATCAGAAGAGAGTGGGCACTgcgggggcttacggtctaaaaatGAGGTGGAAAAGAGTTGGTAACAAGCCCAGTGGGGAAGGTGAAAGAATGTAGCTACAAAACAATATAAAATGGAATTCAGAGTCCAAGTCCAGTGGTGGTAAGGGAAACACGTAGGGGCCTGTGGGGCCAGCCTGCCACTCAGATCGAGTCCATTCATCTCCAAAGTCCTGGACTTGACTGGAGTAGCTTCTGCTTAAATCCTCAGTGGCCCTGCCTACACCAGGCTGTGTTGGGATTGGCCCTGACTTGATGGAGGACGTTGAGGGTGGTGAGTGGTTTATGTAATCCCGGCTAAATAGTTATGGATCCTGCTGAAAGGCACTCCAAAGCTCAGGTCCCTGCCTGTGTGTTTTCTCTGGGCTGCCTTGGAAAAATCAGTAATCAGGTGGGGCCTGTCTGCGCCAATAATGTGCCTGGTTTGAGCTTAACTTACCCACGCTGACCAGGAGGGACAGCGGTGTCTGGACTTAGCTCTCTGAACCCCCTGAAGGCTCACGATGACTAATAGCTTGCAAAATCTGGCAGGGCTAAATGCTGGAGAATTTCCTCATTAAATGGGCATTATTGGGGCCAAAGGTGTCATTAGCCAAGCGGGTGACTGCTGGCTGGAAAATGAGCCATTTAATTGGGAAAAGGGCATTGCCTAATAGCAGCTTCCTAAAAGAATGCTAATTAGGTTGAGCTGGCTCAAGATGCGAACAGTCTGCAAGAATTTGAGGTATTCGTTTGGTTTCAAAATCCAGAATAGGTTTTATCCACTGGAAGCTAGCACCTTCAGCCCAGATTTGAAGCTATAGCTTTCTGCTCGTTATAGGGCAGGGGCTGCTACTCTGTGCTTGTAATTTCTCCAGTACACTTAGAAGGCTTTGCAAAAACTAGATTTGTAATAACAACTGGTGACTTCACTCTTTTCATTTGCCCTTATTAAGTGATACCTTAGAGGTGCTTCTTTGATGGGGAGAGAACTTTGGTAGGCTTGTTCGCCAAACATGATAAGGAAACTATAGCTGTTGAGGTGTCTGAACACTAGGTAGATGTTTGGTTTTTCTAGTCTGATATTGTGTGTCAGGACAAGGAGTTATTCTGCTGACTCTTGTCAAATCAAGGAAAACTGTAAAGATCATTGTTAGGTGCCATCTTGGCGTCACTAAGATTAATCGTTGATAGGCAAGTGTCTCTCTGCCTTTGAGTCTTGGTCTTTGTCTTGCCAATCTCCGCATCACACATTCTGAAGATGTTTATCATTTAAGGTGCAGTGAGCATTGGATTTGGTTCCTTGCTTAGTGGAACTGTGTCCACTGGGTAGGTTTTCAGCTCTGTGGATTTTTTTAGTAAGTGGTTATGTCGTAACGTTCTCTTTGGTATTTGCAGGGGCAGCTGCTGGTTCTCTGGCAACTTCACGCCAAGGCCACCCCTGGAGTTGTGTCTACGCTACGTGGAGAAAAATGATACATTTTGAAACATTTTGGGCTTGGTGTGGTGACTTTTCAAGAGACTTTCAAAGCTCTTCAATGAAAGTTGAATTTAAAAATCTGTGACACTTGAACCCAGTTTCTTGTAAATGACTGTCACTGTGGTAAACTTTCTTGTGTTCCAGCCTCTCAAGCAGAACGTGACAAATTAATGCCTTTTTCTCAAGAATAAGAGCATACTTTGAAACTTTGCAATGAGTTGGTCTTCACATCTTTAATTAAGTTTGAGCATTCTGATCAGCTGAGTTGCAGTACAGCGTGCTTTGTTAGTATTTTCACGCCTCTTCCCAATTCTGTCTCCGTGTTCCCCTGCGGCGGAAGAGTGGCCTTATTTTTTAAGATCGGCAGCCGGTTGTGAAAAAACTTAGGAAATGAAGCATGCGTGCCTTCTCCCTGTTCTTCCCCATATAGAAGTCTTTGAAGAGTTCATTATCTCCAATTAGAGTTAATGGAGTTTAGGCCGAAAACTGTTTTGTTCCTAGACGTGAAAAACATTTGAATAGAAATTGCAACTTTATGCTTACTAAGGAAATTGGTTAGGGAATAGGAATTTAGTCTCTTAGCAGTCTTAAATTGCTAAAATTTTCCTTTGAATAGGACTTTCAGCTGACTCTAGAGGTTAAAACTCAAGACTGGGCTTCACAATAACTTCAGTCGGTCCTGCTGATTATAGGAAGTAAGAAATGGAGGTTTGGACAAGAGCAAAGGGATTTTAAAACGCTCAGAGGTTAAATCCCTGACAGTAGAACACAGAATCACGGTGGTCTGATGAAAAGAGCTTCAACTTGGgcaccaggggacctgggttctaatcccagctccatcacttgtcccttatgtgaccttgggatttcgggaaaatcatttcccttcctgctgaagttacttcatctgtaaaatggggatcatgaccgagtcctatgtgggatactGTAACagtatttgatgagcgcttacagtgtgccaagcactgttctaaatgttggggaagatataaattaatgagattggacatagcccctgtcccaccacaGGACCTGCAGTCttgatatccattttacagatgagtcccagagaagccaagtgacttgccgaagttcacacagcagatgtggcggagcagggattagaaccaaggtcctcccaactcccagacccatgctctgtccactaaaccatgctgctttagcttgactctactcagcacttagtacactgcctgccatGAAGACTGAATGTgctcttaagcacttaaaaatgccccCCAAAAGATGGCACTTTGGAAATATTTTCATCTGTCAAGCAGTGACTGCTCAGGATTAGGTAACAGACTATCAGTGCTTTGTAGTCCAGTATGTGCAAGAATACATCTCTAGAGAATAGTTGGTGATTAATGTAATTGACCTAGTGGTTTAtgtggctgacagtctagagagactgagcagggaatatgtgttataTTGTGCTTGGTAGTTTTgacaccgtaaacgctcaataaatattaaatgaatgagtcAGTGTGACACACGTGTGTGGGTACCCTTACATCTAATGCTACTGGGAAGATTCTTGTAAACACTGGTTTAAAACCAAACACCAGTAGTATAAATTCAGGAAAAATATTGATCATCTTCtttgggcagtaataataatgatggtattagcagacacgttcactacccataacaagcttccaaaCTGGAGTCTGGGAAGGTGAGGTGGCTAGCACCTGGGAGAAGGCTTTTCCCAGGGATTCTTGGGGCCATTCTGGAAAGAGGTGGGcgggaataatgatggtattaagcgcttaatatgtgccaagcactgttttaaacactggggagggaaacaaggtaatcagtttgccccacgtggggctcacagtcttaatccccattttccagatgaggtagctgaggcactgaagtgaagtgatttgcccaaagacacagctgacgagtggcaagctgggattggaacccatgacctcttactcccaagcccaggctctttccactaagccatgctgcttctccaatggagaATGGAGCAAGCTACTATATGAGATTTCTCCCCAGTGGCTCATAACTTTACCTCTGTTTTCATTGTTTTTAAGATGGTAGTTAGGATTTCCGTACATTTACCTCCTGAGGTTCTGAACACTCTGAATGTTAATGAGTAATCCCGGAGATGGTAAGAGAAAAAAGTGCTTTTGATAATGAGGTGCAACTGAAGGGGAGGGCAATGAAAAGCTGCTAGGTATAGGTGACTTGAAGGCATTTTATCAGGTAAGAGGAGGCAGACCTTTTGCATTAGGGCCCTGTAAGATTTTTGATCATAGAGCCTTGAGTTCATAGCAGGAATTGTGCTTTTTGCTGATTATAACAGGTGACAGTATGAGGTACTTGAATGTACAGTATGCACAGCCCTGCCCCTCATGTttcagagaaatgacttacccaaggtcatgtcaGATTCCTGGCAGAgcacggattagaactcaggcatgTGCTTGTGTTCCAGCCCAACTGCTTGATAGAATGGCCTTTATGGGCTTCCTGTATTTCTTATTTTCCTTAAATCATGTTACCTATcaattgataataatggtggtatttgttaagcgcttactatgtgcagagcactgttctaagcgctgggttaaacagggtaatcaggttgccccacatgagacagtcttcatccccattttacagctgaggtcactcaggtccagagaagtgaagtgacatacccagtcacacagctgacaagtggcagagctgggattagaacccatgacctctgactcccaaacccagcctctttccactgagccatgctgcttctctagtcacatTACAGCatactgtgaagagcactgtgctaagctcttgggaaggtacaacggGTGGGAGACATGGAACTTAGAAACTAGAGAGAAACCTGCAgcggtgacttcacttctctgttgtgttctCAGGAGTAGATCCACTTGTcagcaataatgatggcatttaagtgcttactatgtgctaaaccctggggtggatataggcaaaatgagttggacacaggaACCTGAGGTTTGTGCATGGGAGAAGCCTCCACTCCCACACTGCAGGTTTTgaattttttgtggtattaaaCACTGTGTGACATATTGTTCTGCTGGGCAAGTTATAAGTAAattagattggtcacagtctaagtaggagggagaacaagtttccccattttaaagctgaggagaTAGACGCAGaggaattaagtggcttgcccaagatcacacagcagtcaattagcagagctgggactagaactcatgtcccgactcccagtcccatcctctgtccactaggccacattcctcaTTAGGATTTGGGGAAAATTAGGAAATACAAGAGGGGCGCAGTCAGGAGCAGTGAAGATGAACGACTGTTAGCACACTGTTGCTGATTTTGTTTCATTAATTTAATTCCCTGTGGTTCTGTCCTGTGCACACACCACCCCCCTCACCACTCCCCTCAATCCTTGGAGCAAAGGCCTGAGTCAGCAGAtccaagttctaattccagttttgcctgcagtgtggccttggacagtaataggcttaatatgtgcctgcttcctcatctttaaaatgtacaGCTCATTTTTAGATTGTGGAAATTATAAACCTATGGACTTGACACCCATGTTTGAAGCACCAGTTACTTTCTCAACGgtgtatttgagtccttactgtgtacagctcttgggagagagttggtgtAGCGctgcaagcacttaaatgtcatcaatATTTGAAGGAGGCAAGGAAGTAAAGAGGGTTGTTAGAGGTATTGTAGTTGCATAATTAAAATAAGCATAATCCTTAGCCCGAATCACTCATTTTACCTTAGACCTTACCTTTCCCTTGCTTTGTAGTTCACAGCTGCTGCCTTCACATTGAAGCGGCCCACCCTTTTGCATGTTCCTAGAACTCATTCTTTTCCTGATGCCTAAGGATtctttttctctgcttttcttaacactgtgagcccttttgtGGTAGTAAGAGTCGATcaccagtgcttggcctatagtaagtacttaataaatgccgttatcATTCAGATGGCTTGAGGCTGATAAACCTTATACTCATGTTAATTCGAGGTTAAATTCCTCCTTTTCCGGAATAATGCCCCCTTTATCTGCTCTAACCCAAGAGCCCAACCCTAGAAAATCAGCCCCTTTTAGTGAGTGACAGATTGAGGCCTaagactctttcccctagggtGGATGAAGGATGAAAGGCTGAAAAGGAGTTAGAAATGTCAGCCCCATGTAGACCTAGATGGGTTGTTTAGGGCATTTCTGGTTGGGGTGGCAAAGGAGAGAGACTCTGATTccatccgatttgtacattccaagcgcttagtacagtgctctgcacatagtaggcgctcaataaatactattgatactattgaatgtatgaatacaCAGATGGTGGGGGAAAGCAGCCATCCTTGAAGGGGGTTAACTTGGGATACCCTTACTCAATCTCCAGGAGGCCCCCAGGATTTTCAACCAGTTTTGGATCTCTGAGCAGATCATGGTGGTGGCCTAGAAGTAGCAGGAACACTCACAAAGAAGTCATTTATTTACAGCAGGtattccaaattaaaaaaaactttcaaaacAATAAcagcttgattcattcattgccGGCACTTCAGACTTCCTTGATGAACAGGAAAAATTGCTCCCAGCTAGATTCCAGTCCCTCAGCCCGTACCAACCCTCCGCTCCCCAGCCTCGTTCAACCTAGAGAAATTTACTGAGCCGAGGCGGACTTGACTTCTCCCAGGGGCGCTTTCCCATCATGGTTGATGTCTGCCACGGCGCTCGTGTCACCAGGGAGTGCATTAGGCCACAGGACCACTAGTGTTTCTGTGGACCAGTAGGGATGGCTTCTATTTGGACTCTGGTAGGTGAGGGGCTGGGGCCAGGAGAGGGGGGTGTCAAGAGGAGGGCTGTTCAGGAGCCAGAACTCAACTGAGAATAATGGGGTGCTGTCAGTGCGGGGGCAGTTGGGCTGAGGCTCCGCCCTCTAGGAATATTTGGTATTGGAAATCTTTTTCCAGAGCAAGGTCTTGAGGTTGTTGAGCACCAGCGAGTGATGCACCTCCATCTGGCTGGCCAGCCCGCTCAGGGTCGTGCAAGTTCGCAGCTGCTTCTGGAGTTCCTCCCGGAGGTCGGCCGGGGAGCCCGACAGCAAATAGTCCTGAAGCAACGCGCAGACCTTGGCGAGGTTGGGCTGGATCAGGTCGCCCTTACACTGTTTCAGGAGTCTGTCGCACGAGGCCGTGCAGTCCCGCCCGAAGGTGCAGTCCGCGTTGCGCTCGCAGCGGCGGCCCCGGAGGAAGGTCCGGACGGCCGTCTCGGTGGCCACCTCCCTCAGGTCGACCATCTTGAAGTCGTACTTGTCGTTGTAGCCCACGCTCTTGAAGCTGGTCTCGCAGATGTAGAAGGTCCCGTAGGTGCCGTGGAAGATCTCTTCCACGAACTCCAGGAGGCCGATGGCGATCTTGGCCCTCCGGGGCCAGGCCGGCGCCAACCACTGGTGGATGAGCCTGTGGAGGGGGGAAGGCAGCAGCGGCCGAAGGAAGCGGGGGATTTCAGTCCCGTAGAGGGAGCGGTGAGGGGTCTTCTCCGTGAGGTACAGGTCCCCGCAGTGACCCAGCAGTTTGGATGTGTGCTCCTTCTCGTGCAAAGAGAGCATCAGGAGAAATTCGTTCAGCTGAAGCAGAGCCCAGATGGACTTGGCTTCGGCCAGGGACACTTTCCCGTCCCGGTTGACGTCTGCCATGGTGATGATCTGACTCACCAGGGTCGCGAGAGAAGTCTGATCTCCCAGGTTGGACTGCCGGAAGGAAAACGACAAAGAGGTGGCTTTGATCATTCGGAGAAGTCTTCGAGTGAAACAAAGGGCCCGACCGTTTATACGTGGTTGGAATGAAGCAGTGTACGTACGCGTGACACAGGCCCCAACACTTCCCTGAAGAGGGTATCAGGAGACGTGCAtcgacttgtactctcccaagggcttagtacagtgctctgcacagtgtgctcagtaaatacgattgaatgaatgattgaactttCAGTAGGTAACACTTTTAGGGGTGCATTGCAGTGTAGGTCTAAAGTAGGTCTATCTAGAGTTTCCAGATGGTCATT
The Ornithorhynchus anatinus isolate Pmale09 chromosome 4, mOrnAna1.pri.v4, whole genome shotgun sequence genome window above contains:
- the DIPK1B gene encoding divergent protein kinase domain 1B isoform X2 gives rise to the protein MCCGNKCSSELPSPLHSRRVTNSACGCDQYKKGIISGSTCADLCDDHTLAFQQCLSSSPTQQVYGGLWKGRAVIIKCGIQEAFKAENNPDSTPRRELVLFDKPTRGTSMDEFREMLLNFLKSNLGDQTSLATLVSQIITMADVNRDGKVSLAEAKSIWALLQLNEFLLMLSLHEKEHTSKLLGHCGDLYLTEKTPHRSLYGTEIPRFLRPLLPSPLHRLIHQWLAPAWPRRAKIAIGLLEFVEEIFHGTYGTFYICETSFKSVGYNDKYDFKMVDLREVATETAVRTFLRGRRCERNADCTFGRDCTASCDRLLKQCKGDLIQPNLAKVCALLQDYLLSGSPADLREELQKQLRTCTTLSGLASQMEVHHSLVLNNLKTLLWKKISNTKYS
- the DIPK1B gene encoding divergent protein kinase domain 1B isoform X1; translation: MRRLRRLARLVLFCPLSKGLQSRLPGIKVKYLFLAWLGIFVGSWVVYVHYSSYSELCRGHVCQMIICDQYKKGIISGSTCADLCDDHTLAFQQCLSSSPTQQVYGGLWKGRAVIIKCGIQEAFKAENNPDSTPRRELVLFDKPTRGTSMDEFREMLLNFLKSNLGDQTSLATLVSQIITMADVNRDGKVSLAEAKSIWALLQLNEFLLMLSLHEKEHTSKLLGHCGDLYLTEKTPHRSLYGTEIPRFLRPLLPSPLHRLIHQWLAPAWPRRAKIAIGLLEFVEEIFHGTYGTFYICETSFKSVGYNDKYDFKMVDLREVATETAVRTFLRGRRCERNADCTFGRDCTASCDRLLKQCKGDLIQPNLAKVCALLQDYLLSGSPADLREELQKQLRTCTTLSGLASQMEVHHSLVLNNLKTLLWKKISNTKYS
- the DIPK1B gene encoding divergent protein kinase domain 1B isoform X4, whose translation is MIICDQYKKGIISGSTCADLCDDHTLAFQQCLSSSPTQQVYGGLWKGRAVIIKCGIQEAFKAENNPDSTPRRELVLFDKPTRGTSMDEFREMLLNFLKSNLGDQTSLATLVSQIITMADVNRDGKVSLAEAKSIWALLQLNEFLLMLSLHEKEHTSKLLGHCGDLYLTEKTPHRSLYGTEIPRFLRPLLPSPLHRLIHQWLAPAWPRRAKIAIGLLEFVEEIFHGTYGTFYICETSFKSVGYNDKYDFKMVDLREVATETAVRTFLRGRRCERNADCTFGRDCTASCDRLLKQCKGDLIQPNLAKVCALLQDYLLSGSPADLREELQKQLRTCTTLSGLASQMEVHHSLVLNNLKTLLWKKISNTKYS
- the DIPK1B gene encoding divergent protein kinase domain 1B isoform X3, with translation MRRLRRLARLVLFCPLSKGLQCDQYKKGIISGSTCADLCDDHTLAFQQCLSSSPTQQVYGGLWKGRAVIIKCGIQEAFKAENNPDSTPRRELVLFDKPTRGTSMDEFREMLLNFLKSNLGDQTSLATLVSQIITMADVNRDGKVSLAEAKSIWALLQLNEFLLMLSLHEKEHTSKLLGHCGDLYLTEKTPHRSLYGTEIPRFLRPLLPSPLHRLIHQWLAPAWPRRAKIAIGLLEFVEEIFHGTYGTFYICETSFKSVGYNDKYDFKMVDLREVATETAVRTFLRGRRCERNADCTFGRDCTASCDRLLKQCKGDLIQPNLAKVCALLQDYLLSGSPADLREELQKQLRTCTTLSGLASQMEVHHSLVLNNLKTLLWKKISNTKYS